A segment of the Panacibacter ginsenosidivorans genome:
CAAGATTATGCAGCTTGCTTTGATAGGTAATTAACCCAATTTTTTTGTAAAAAGAATTCAGCAGATAAGTGGTTGCTTCATGGGCCGCTTTAAAATTATCTATAGTAACATAGCTTGTTTTCAATTCAGGGAAGTAACGGTCAACCAACACAAAAGGAATACCTTCCTGCTCAAGATATTTGATCTGTTCAATAGAATTATCGACCGGTGCAATTATTAAACCATCCACTTGCCGGTTAATAAATGTATCTATCAGCTTTTGAGATTTTTGCGCGTCTTCATCAGAACTTCCAAAGATCACCGTATATCCGTTTTTGTCAGCTTCATCTTCTATAATACGTGCCAGTGAAGATGAAAAGGGGTTTGCAATATCTGACACAATAAGTCCGATGGTAAAAGTTCTGTTCGTCTTAAGGCTTTTTGCAATCTGGTTAGTTCTGTAGTTTAATGCCTTTGCTGTATCCCTTATTTTTGTAGCAACCTCTTTGTTTATCCTTCCCTCCTTCTTATTATTCAACACATAAGAAACAAGTGCTATAGAAACACCCACTTTTTGAGCTATATCTTTTAACGATACTTTCCTTTTCATAGCAAGAATCCATTGTAAGATGGTAATACAAATTTAAACGTTTAAACAATATGCTTTAAAATAAAAGATATAATAGCTGTAAATCACGTGTTTATAAAGACTAACATATCTAAAATCAGGTCTGTCAACTCTGCAGTATTCAATAGAGTCAGGCATTTGGCACAATAGTTGAATCTGTTTAAACGTTTAAACAAATAATGCATATATTTGCATCATCAAATAACTAAAAAACTGAAGTATATGGACAAGTATAAAAATGTGGGATTGATAGAATGCAGGGACCATGGACCGGTTTTACAAATGTCAGAAACAAGCAAACTAAATGGCTACAACATAAAAAAGGTTTACCTCAATAACAATATATCCGAAAAAGAAGTAAAGGACCAATACCCGCAGGCAGAAATAGTAAACGATACCAGATCAATCATCAATGATGCATTAATTGATCTAGTAATTGTTTCCTCGCCGCATGATGCGGACATGGATATTGTGGGCGAAGTACTGGAAGCAGGAAAATATGTAAGAGTAATATAAAAATTTTGTAATCAGTTTATAGATCGCTATTAAACATTGTTGTGTCACTCACTTGTACGTTCATAAAGTAGCTCAGCAGAGATATATAGTACAAGCGTGCGACGCAACAGGCGATGACATAAAATACCACTGCCGGGTACCAAAGAATAAAGGCAGAAAAATTTAAACCAATACTGTGAATATAAGTAAAGCAGTATTTGAAAAAAATATTATAAAAAAACGATTGCCTGCACTTATGGTGCAGGCATTTTTTAAATAAGATACTATGGAAAAAGGAAATATGACAACAGTAAAACGAATAGCCATCACAGCGCAGGAGCATAAAAAAACTGAGCTGATAGAATGGTCTTATTTCAAAAGAGAAGCATTGGCAAAACACCAGTTGATTGCAACAGGCACTACTGCCGATATTATAGAAGGCACTGTAGATGTACCTGTACAAAAAATATTGAGTGGTGCAGTTGGCGGATACACACAACTTGCTACAATGATTGAAGAAGGAAAAATTGATGCACTCATTTTTTTCAGTGATGCAATGAAAGATTCTTTCAACAACAGTGATATAAGAAAGTTGCTGGAACTCGCTATCAGCCACAACATTATTGTTTGTTGTAACCGCACAACAGCAGATTATGTTATGGACTCAATATTAATGAATGAGTCTTACACACCGGAAGGACCAGCCTATATACCTGCTTCAAAAAAGGGTGCATTAACTGCAGTTGCTGAAGATGAAATAAAACTTGCCGTATAAAAATTACTGCAAGCATTCAATAAACAGTAAGCAGTTTAAACTGGTCACTGTTAAATCAAATAAATAAGTATGAACAAAAAAGGATTTCTCTCTTCGATAAAACCAAGTTTACTTACACTTACCATTGGCGGGTTTGCTATTGGTATGACGGAATTTATGATGATGGGTGTATTACCTGATGTAGCAAAATCATTACAGGTATCTATACCCACTGCGGGGCATTTAATATCTATTTATGCATTGGGTGTTGTAATAGGTGCACCATTATTGGTCGCATTATCTGGAAAGTTTGCGCCTAAAAAAGTATTGATGACCTTAATGCTGATGTTCTGTGTATTTAATGCGCTGTTTGCATTAGCACCAAACTACGAACTATTAATGGTAGCAAGATTTTTTGCTGGTTTACCACATGGCGCTTTCTTTGGAATGGGTGCAGTAGTTGCAAGTAAACTTGCAGAACCAGGTAGAGAAGCAAGAGCTGTATCTGTAATGTTTGCAGGATTAACGATTGCAAATATTATCGGTGTGCCATTGGGAACTTATATTGGTCACAATCTTAGCTGGAGACTTTCATTCTTCATCATTGCAGCAGTTGCATTGATAGCAGCAGGTAGCATTAAAAAATGGATGCCCAATGTAAAAGCAGCTTCAGAAAATAGTTTTCGCGACAGCATAAAAGTATTTGGCAAATCAGAGCTATGGCTCATCATTGGCATCTCTGCAATTGGTACAGGCGGTCTCTTTGCATGGATCAGTTATATAGCCCCGTTGATGACAGAAGTTGCTGGCTTCAACAGTAATATGGTTACAGTTATTATGATCATTGCTGGTCTTGGTATGGCTGTTGGTAATTTTATTGGTGGTCGTTTTGCAGACCGCTTTTCACCACTCAAAACAACTGGCACATTGTTGCTTACAATGATCGTTGCACTTATCATTGTTGCATTGGTATCTTCATTTCAACCAACAGCAATATTGATGACATTCATTACAGGCGCTATTGCATTCGCCGTAATTGCGCCTATGCAAATGCTTATGATCAATGCGGCCAGAGGTTCTGAAATGCTTGCCTCTGCTGCATTACAGGCCAGCGCTAATATGGGTAATGCACTTGGTGCATTTCTTGGTGGTTTACCGATAGCTGCAGGCTTTGGATATACTTCTCCTGAATATGCAGGTGCTGGTCTTGCATTTATTGGTCTTCTGTTTTGTATTGGTATCGGCTACCGAAAAAGAAAAGAGCAGCCTGTTGAGTTGCTGGCAATAACAGAACAGCCAATTACAACAACAGTAAAAACTATTCTTCACAAAAACATAAATCATGAAAAAGTTATTCATTCATAAAATAAAGAAAGCGTTATTGATATTATTAAAACGACAACCTGTTTCTTATTGGGCAGGTTCTAACTTTCATCATTTGAAAAAATAATATCACTATCAAAATTTAAAAAGGCTATCTCTTTTGCGAGACAGCCTTTTTTGTTTTATGAATTTTCTTTGGACCAATCAAAGAATAATTATTAAACTTTTGTTGCGTCGCACTCTTGTACTCCTTGTTCATTGCTCAGCAAAATTCCGAACGATGAAGTGAGTGACACAACCTGCGATGCCTTATGCACCACAGCTTATAACAAAATCAAAATCTTATTTCAGCAGGCAAATATTTTGCTACCAAATCTTCGTAATATGGTTTCAATTCAGTCCAGTTTGGCGGCGTTGGATTCTTTGAATAGAGATCATAAGGATTAAACAGCTTTACCCATTTTAGCATTGCACGATCATGATCATCTAATAAATGATCATATGCACCTTCGCGGTGCCATGCGTAAAATGAATGATAGCGCAGCATATACAAACCTTCTTCAGGAATACGCTCTTTTGCTATATGGTAAATATATTCATCGTGGCCCCAACTCATTGTTACATTACGCAATCCGCAACCTTCTTCGTAAACACCGTTTTTGGTGCTATACACTTCGTTATTATAATCAGAATTGAGACTAAAGAACTCAGGATAGACAACCTTATCGGAGTATGCGCAACCAACAGGGAATGTATCACCAACAACTGCCCATTGTGGCTCACCAAATAAACACAATACTTTACCAAGATCATGAATCAAACCAACTGCTACCATCCAGTCGGGATGACCATCTCTGCGTATGGCTTCTGATGTTTGTAACAAGTGCTGAAACTGATCGAGGTCTGTATCTGGATCGGAATCATCAACGAGTTGATTGAGGAATTCAAATGCACTCCATACCGGCATTTTCTTTTTATCAAACTTCAGGTAATCGTTACGTTTCTGCATCACAAAGTCATACGTCTGGTATGTATGATTAAGTTTATAGAATTCTTTCACCGTATCCCTGGTAGTATTTTCGTAATCGCGGTATTCTTCTACTGTTTTGTTCTGTACGATTGTTTCAGGATCTGGATAGCGGGTAAGTAAATCATCTTCCCATTCATCTAAAGATTCCAATGGGTTTGTTTGCGGCAAGAAATCTGCTTTCATATTCTTTGCTTGTTTAAATTTTGCAAAATAAATGTAACTATAAAGTTGAGGAATTTTTGTCAGTATATTTCATACCCGTTAAATTAATGCAGCAGCTTATCTGTATCTATTTATCCTGCCTGTACTGATACGCAGGATTTTAATATAGAGGTAAAGAGGTTTTAGTTACATTTAAACAATAAACCGTTCCCACTTGAAAACTGTATCCGCATACCTGCTATTCATTAATTGTGCCCTCCTTGGATCTTTTGGGTTACAAAGTAATACCAAACCGGGTACATCTACCGTACATTATACGCACGATTTGCAAACTGTTTGTCATCATGATGCTTTACCAGTTTCTGAATATACTTTAACTGACACAGCAAAAGCTGTTTCAGATGCAGAACCGGTTCGTTATAAAAAGCCACCAAGGCCTTTAAAAATTTTTGATCTTTATCCCAACCCTGCAAATAAGATCATTTATATACATATTACCGGTAAGCAAACAGTTACGCTGCATAATGAAGAAGGTAAGCTGATATTCAGGACAGCTATAAGAGAAAAAGCTACTGTAAACCTTAGCCCTTTGCCCGCAGGTAATTATATTCTTACAGATGAAAAAACGGGTACCGAAAAGAAGTTTAGTATTGTGCGTTAAATAATATTCCAGGCATTTTATAAAATTCGCTTTGCTGCTTTTTTTACAGAAAGTACAAGAGTGCGACGCAAGAAAAGTCTAATAGCAGTTATATAGCCGGGTACAAAAAAATTCCTTTCAACTTATATATAAATCTGTCCAGGTTTATTAATTGTACACAGGCCCGGATAAAGTTGTGCTTATTTTAGTAGTTATTGAACAAACCGTTCCCTTAAATTTGCTCAATTTCTAAATTAACAGTTACGAGATGAATTTTAATTTATCGCAAATGCCCGCACGTAATCAGCGGCCACGGACTTCAGGCATTACAATGGTTATGGATAAGGGATTGAGCATTACAGAGGTACATAATTTCATGAGCATTTCTTACCCGCATGTTGATATTGTGAAACTGGGTTTTGGTACATCGTACGTTACACCTAACCTGAGAGAAAAAATTGAAGCATACCAGTCTTACGACATACCGGTATATTTTGGCGGTACACTTTTCGAGGCGTTTTTAATTCGCAATCAATTTGAAGATTATATAGCTATCTGCAAAGATTACAAGATCGATTACATGGAAGTGAGCGATGGTTCGGTTACCATACCGCATGCAGAAAAATGTGGCTATATAGAAAAACTTACCAAACATGGAACCGTACTGAGCGAAGTAGGCAGCAAAGATGCGGCGCATATTATTCCGCCTTATAAATGGATAGAACTGATGCGTGCAGAGCTGGAAGCCGGTTCTTCTTATGTAATTGCAGAGGCAAGAGAATCTGGTAACGTTGGCATTTATCGCGGCAGTGGTGAAGTGCGTGAAGGTCTTGTACAGGAAATTCTAACACAGATACCCGGCGAAAAAATTCTTTGGGAAGCGCCACAGAAAGGTCAGCAATTATATTTTCTTGAACTACTTGGCTGCAATGTAAACCTTGGCAATATTGCACCGACAGAAGTGATTCCGCTGGAAGCTATGCGTGTAGGTTTACGCGGAGACACATTTGATCTTTACCTGAATAAAGAAACTGCATGATACGGGAATACGGATTGATCGGTTATCCACTCTCACATTCTTTTTCACAAAAATATTTTACGGAAAAGTTTCATCGTGATGGGATTCATGATGCAATTTTTCATGCTTTCCCCATACCAACAATCGATTACTTACCGCATTTGATTGAAGAGCATCCGTTATTAAAGGGTTTTGCCATCACTATTCCATACAAAAGAGAAGTGATGCAATTTCTCGATACTAAAACAGAAGCTGTAGAAAAAATGCAGGCCTGCAATTGTGTTTCCATCCGGCATGGTAAACTACACGGTTATAACACAGATGTTTATGGATTTGAACAATCTTTTATCAGGTACCTGAAGCCTCATCATACAAAAGCATTGATACTTGGTACGGGTGGTGCTTCTTCCGCCGTTGCATTTGTACTGGATCATTTACACATTGACTATCGTTATGTATCGCGTCATCGTGATGTGGACAGGCATATTCTTGGTTATGCTGACATTAGTGAAAACATGTTAAGCCTTTATACCGTTATTATCAATTGCACACCGTTGGGCACTTATCCAAAAGTTGATGAAGCACCTGAAATACCTTACCAATTGCTAACAGAGAAACATTACCTGTTTGACCTGGTGTATAATCCTCCTAAAACTAAATTTCTTTCTTTAGGAGAAAAGCAGGGCGCGGCTGTTCAAAATGGTTATGATATGCTGATCTTGCAGGCAGAAGAGAATTGGAAATTATGGAATGAAGAATAATTTTTGTGAGTAAGCTTTTTGTTCTTTACTCATCGCCTGTTGTGTCACTCACTTATACGTTCCGCTCTTCATTCATCATTTCACAGCGATCCACCTGTTCAAAATATTCGTTGGTGTTTCAATTACAATTTTATAAAATGCTGACGGCATTTTGCTCACATCAATTATTGCCTGCTGTTTACTAAGTGGAATTTCAGCAACCATTTTATACTCATCTTTACCGCCTGTTTTAAAGTTGTTGGTTGTAGCTAACCATAATTTTGCGTTACCTTCTTTTGTAACCGCATTCCAGTTTATTGTAATTTTTCCATTCTCCAATTTTGTTGTTGGTTTATTTGCGCTAATGGTTCCAATAAAAGAAGTGCCATCAATTTCCATTGCATTTTCTTTTGGAATACTGATGTTCATAAAATTTGCTATGGCTGGCATTATATCTGCCTGCGATGCCGGGTCGGTTTTAAATTCGGCATTCAGGTTTTTTGCATTTGTCGCGATCCATCCATTTTTTTCCCTATCACTTTGCCCGCCATGATTATGTCCGCTGCTGTCTCTTCCATGATCTGTTGTAATAATGATCAACCAATCTTCTCCAAATTGTTTTTTACGATATTGAATGGCATCCCATACTTTTTTTATCCGCGTGTCTGCAGCTTCAATTGCATCATAATATTGTTTGCTGTCACCATAACGGTGTCCCATATCATCTGTATGCTCTAAATAAACCCATGAAAGATCAGGACCATTTGCTTTTATATACTCGCCTGCAACTGTTGAAACAGTGTCATCAATATATTTTATGTAATCCGCATTCTTATCATGCGGGTAATGAACCGTATCTAATTCCAACCCATCAAAAGCATAATCGAATCTTAGATTATTTGTTTCCGGCAAACCATCACCACAAAGAATGGTTCTGTTATCTAACCACGTAGAAAAAATAGCAATCTTCTTCGATGGATCAATATCTTTTAAATATCGGAAAATAGTTTTGTAGTTATAGTTTTCCTTTATGCCATCATTATCCCAAACATTGTGTTTGTTAACCCATGTTCCTGTAAGTATTGTTGTATAACCAACGGCCGAAATCGTTGGCGTTTCATCGTATGTACCTTTTTCACCACCACAATATGCATGTACAAATCCACCTCCTTTAGAAATTTCTTTGATTGTTGGCGCATTTAATCTTTCAATAAGATCAGCCGGAATACCATCAATAATAATAAAGACTGCTTTTTTTGTTTGCGCAAAGCTGCTGACGGTGATTAATAACAGAGATGCGATCAGTATATTTTTCATATTAGCTTTTAATTAATTCTAATCTTTTATTTGCTTCATAAAGCTATCAAGTACACGAGTGCGACGCAACAGAAGCCCTATTTATTTACAATTGCCGGACTCATAAAAATTTCCTAATCCGAAAATCGCTAAATGCTCTCAAAAGTAGCATTACAAGCGTTTGCGTTATCTTTGCAGGCATTTTTAAATTATTAACAATGAGCCGTAAGGGAAAAGTTTTGGTGGCAATGAGTGGCGGTATTGATAGTACCGTTACGGCGCTTATGCTGCATCACGAAGGTTATGAAGTGGTGGGCATTACGATGAAAACATGGGATTACGCTACAAGTGGCGGCGGGCATAAAGAAACAGGCTGTTGCAATTTAGATAGCTTTAACGATGCACGTGCAGCCGCTGTGCAACATGGGTTTCCACATTTTATTTTAGATATACGTGAAGAGTTTGGCGATTTTGTAATTGAGAATTTTGTGGAAGAATATCTCGCAGGTCGCACGCCAAACCCCTGTGTAATGTGCAATACGCATATTAAATGGCGTGCATTGCTGAAACGTGCCAATGCATTGAATTGCGATTTTATCGCAACCGGGCATTACGCAAATATTTACCAGGCAGATAATGGAAGATATACAATCAGCAAAGGTTTGGATGAAACAAAAGACCAGAGTTATGTTTTGTGGGGGCTTGATCAGGAATTGCTTTCAAGAACAATTATGCCGCTGGGGAAATATCGCAAGACTGTGATAAGGCAAATGGCGCATGATTACGGTTATCCTGAACTGGCAAAGAAAAGTGAGAGTTATGAAATATGTTTTGTGCCGGATAATGATTACCGCGGATTTTTAAAGCGCCGTGTAGATGGTTTGGAAGAAAACGTTGCAGGGGGTTGGTTTATTGACAAAGAAGGAAAGAAATTGGGTCAGCATAAAGGTTATCCTTTTTATACTGTTGGTCAGCGTAAGGGTTTGGATATTGCGCTTGGCAAACCTGCCTACGTTATAGCTATTGATCCATCAACAAATACAGTTATACTTGGTGATGAAGATGATCTTGCGCAGAACGATATGCTTGTAACAAAACTTAACTGGATAAAGTATAATGGAGTAACAGATGGCATGGAGTCATTTACCAAAATACGTTACAAAGACAAAGGCGCATTGAGCAATTTATATAATGATGATAATGGCATTCGTGTTCGCTTTTATGAAAATGTAAAAAGCATTACACCGGGACAAAGTGCTGTATTTTATGAAGGCGATGAAGTGATTGGCGGTGGAATAATTCAAAGAGGTACGCTGATATAAAATTATATAAGTGCTTATACAAAGAAACCCCGTTCATAGTTGAACGGGGTTTCTTTATTATTAGACAATCGACAGCAATGATAGCATCTTTAGTTGTGTCACTCACTTGTACGTTCGGAACTTTATGAGCTGTGAAAAGTGAAAGTTAAAAGTCAACATGCATTCACTTTTCACTTGTTTCTTTATGCAATGAAGTACAAGAGTGCGACGCAACAATGCTGCCATAAAAGACCGCTGCCAGGCTCAAAAAACTATTGAATAAAAAATTTAAATTTCTCTGTTGTTTTTCCAGCAAGTTCCAGCAAATACATGCCTGCAGTAAGGTGAGGAAGCGATAAAGTAAAAGTTCTAACCTGTGCTGCCAGTTGCTGCTGCATGATTTGCTGACCACTTACATTTAATATTCTTACTCTACTGAAATTATCTTTCATAACAATATTTATTTTTCCATTGGTAACAACTGTGGGAAATATATAATTATTCTTTATGGCATTAGTATTGCCAGCCTGTTCATTTGCTTTTATCGCAGTTGCAGTTGCTCCTACTTTATATATGGTACCATTGAATGAAGCCGCATACAATTCCCCCTGTTCATCTTCACCAAAAGAAACAATAGAAGCGGGAACATTTTTCTGTAAGTAAATATTCCATCCACCACTTCCGTTTGAAATGATCTTCCAGGCATTACTGCTTAAATAATCTGCGCACACATAATAACCTTTTAATGCAGGAAAAGCATTCCCACGGTATACATACCCTCCTATCACTGATAAACCACCTGTATCAAGGTTATGCGGATAAGAAAAAATGGGGAACCTGTAATTTCTTTTGCCCCTGCAACTATCTGTATTGTATGTGTTGTTTCCTTCGTAACAACGCCAACCATAATTAGCGCCTCCTGCTTGTTGGGGTGTTGAGAAATCTACTTCTTCCCAAAGATCCTGCCCTACATCACCTAACCACACATCGCCGGTTTGACGATCAAAACTCCAGCGCCAGGTATTACGCAGGCCATAAGCCCAGATCGTCTTTACTGCATTTGCAGTATTTATAAAGGGGTTATCGGCAGGAACTTTATAATAAGGTGCAGTAAGCTTTCTTACGTCAAGCCTGTGAATTTTACCAAAAGGAGAAGCAAGATTCTGTGCATTATTGAACGGGTCGCCACCACTACCGCCATCACCAATTGAACTGTATAAATAACCATCTTTACCAAATTGCAAACAGCCCCCATTATGATTACCAAAACCTCCAGGCTTTGGATAAGAAAATAAAATAACACCTGAGGAAGGATCAGCTACATCCGGATTCGAAGTGCTTACTTTATAACGAGCCAGTGTAACATTCTCATTTCGTGCATTGTAGTAAATAAAAAAATATCCTGCCTGTTTATAATTCGGAGGGAAAGCAATACTTAATAAGCCTTGCTCGCTTGCATACTTAACAAGATTACTCATATTTAAAAATGGCGTGCTAAGCAACGCTCCATTTTTAAATATTCGTATTTCACCTGATTGCTGAACAATAAATAAACGATTTGAGCCATCGCCGGCATTTTTGATATCAACCGCAGCGGATATGTTATTGATGTAAGGAGTAAATGTAAGCTGCGGTTGCGCATCCGTTTTTGAAGAACAACCAATAGCTAATACAATATTCATTAGTAATACTAACCGGAAGGATAAATATTTTTTCATAGCAGTAGCATTTTGTGGAGAAATACGGAAAAGAAATTTAAGGTACAACTGTTTTACAATTATCTAAACAACAAAAACCCCGCCTTAATGGGCGGGGTTTGTATAAATGCGAAAATATAATTACAGGGTTTTCAGTACATCGTTCATATTTCTTACAGCATCAGCACTTTTGTTAAACAATGCCTGTTCATCTGCATTTAAACCAAAGTCGAGAATTTTTTCCCAACCATTTTTGCCAATTACTACCGGCACACCCAAACAAATATCTTTCTGTCCGTATTCACCATCAAGGCTTACGCAACAGGTGAACAATTTCTTCTCATCACGCACAATGCTTTTAACCAAAGCTGCTCCTGCTGCACCCGGTGCATACCATGCAGAAGTGCCGATCAATTTGGTAAGTGTTGCTCCGCCCACCATTGTGTCAGCAACAATTTGTTTTTGCTGGTCTTCGCTCAAAAATTTTGTTACCGGTGCACTGTTCCATGTAGCATAGCGAATCAAAGGAATCATCGTTGTATCTCCGTGACCGCCTACAACCACCGCATTCAGATCAGCAGGGCTGCAGCCAAGGTGCTGGCTCAATTGATACTTGAAGCGTGCACTATCCAATGTACCACCCATACCAATAATACGGTTCTTTGGCAAACCCGTTGCAGTCAACGCCAGGTAAGTCATTGTATCCATTGGGTTAGAAATAACAATGATGATAGTATTAGGAGAATACTTCAAAATATTTTCAGCCACACCTTTAACTATACCAGCATTGGTACCAATCAGTTCTTCACGTGTCATTCCCGGTTTGCGTGGAAGGCCAGATGTAATTACCACTACATCAGAACCTGCAGTCTTTGAATAATCGTTGGTGCTGCCGGTAATGCGTGTATCAAAACCCAGTAA
Coding sequences within it:
- the mdh gene encoding malate dehydrogenase — encoded protein: MKVTVVGAGAVGATCADNIARAALCEELVLLDIKEGLAEGKAQDMMQTAALLGFDTRITGSTNDYSKTAGSDVVVITSGLPRKPGMTREELIGTNAGIVKGVAENILKYSPNTIIIVISNPMDTMTYLALTATGLPKNRIIGMGGTLDSARFKYQLSQHLGCSPADLNAVVVGGHGDTTMIPLIRYATWNSAPVTKFLSEDQQKQIVADTMVGGATLTKLIGTSAWYAPGAAGAALVKSIVRDEKKLFTCCVSLDGEYGQKDICLGVPVVIGKNGWEKILDFGLNADEQALFNKSADAVRNMNDVLKTL